In Pseudomonas fluorescens, the following are encoded in one genomic region:
- a CDS encoding ATP-binding protein has protein sequence MPDPVAASLRLAPEALTRPFSAEQFSFSTTNDLEPFRGVLGQERAVEALQFGVAMPRPGYNVFVMGEPGTGRFSFVKRYLKAEGKRLQTPADWVYVNNFDEPREPRALELPSGTAGNFIGDINGLIDNLLATFPAVFEHPSYQQKKSAIDRAFNQRYDKALDVIERLALEKDVALYRDASNIAFTPMGDGKALDEAEFAQLPEAERERFHEDISVLEERLNEELASLPQWKRESSNQLRHLNEETITLALQPLLSPLSEKYAENAAVCGYLQAMQVYLLKTVVEQLVDDSKIDAVARKLLEEQYAPSLVVGHSASGGAPVVFEPHPTYENLFGRIEYSTDQGALYTTYRQLRPGALHRANGGFLILEADKMLSEPFVWDALKRALQSRKLKMESPLGELGRLATVTLTPQHIPLQVKVVIIGARQLYYTLQDLDPDFQEMFRVLVDFDEDIPMVDESLEQFAQLLKTRTSEEGMAPLTADAVARLATYSARLAEHQGRLSARIGDLFQLVSEADFIRHLAGDEMTDAGHIERALKAKATRTGRVSARILDDMLAGIILIDTAGAAVGKCNGLTVLEVGDSAFGIPARISATVYPGGSGIVDIEREVNLGQPIHSKGVMILTGYLGSRYAQEFPLAISASIALEQSYGYVDGDSASLGEACTLISALSKTPLKQCFAITGSINQFGEVQAVGGVNEKIEGFFRLCEARGLTGEQGAIIPHANVATLMLDEKVLAAVRAGQFHVYAVRQADEALSLLVGEPAGEPDENGAFPEGSVNARVVERLRVIAEMISEDDLKEAEKELAQEALAETKPA, from the coding sequence ATGCCTGATCCTGTTGCTGCCAGCTTGCGTCTAGCGCCCGAAGCGCTGACCCGTCCGTTTTCCGCTGAACAGTTCAGCTTCTCTACCACCAATGATCTGGAGCCCTTTCGCGGTGTGCTTGGCCAGGAACGTGCGGTCGAAGCCTTGCAGTTCGGTGTGGCCATGCCACGCCCCGGTTACAACGTATTCGTCATGGGCGAGCCCGGCACTGGCCGGTTCTCGTTCGTCAAACGCTACCTCAAGGCCGAAGGCAAGCGCCTGCAGACCCCGGCGGACTGGGTCTACGTCAACAATTTCGATGAGCCGCGCGAACCACGTGCCCTGGAATTGCCGTCGGGCACTGCCGGTAACTTCATTGGAGATATCAACGGTCTGATCGACAACCTGCTGGCGACCTTTCCGGCAGTCTTCGAGCATCCGTCCTACCAGCAGAAGAAAAGCGCCATCGACCGCGCCTTCAACCAGCGCTACGACAAGGCCCTGGACGTCATCGAGCGTCTGGCACTGGAAAAGGACGTCGCGCTGTACCGCGACGCCAGCAATATCGCCTTCACCCCAATGGGCGACGGCAAGGCGTTAGACGAAGCTGAATTCGCACAATTGCCGGAAGCCGAGCGCGAGCGCTTCCACGAGGATATTTCCGTGCTGGAGGAGCGCCTGAACGAAGAACTCGCCAGCCTGCCACAATGGAAGCGTGAGTCGAGCAACCAACTGCGTCACCTCAACGAAGAAACCATCACCCTGGCCTTGCAGCCATTGTTGTCGCCATTGTCGGAGAAGTACGCCGAGAACGCGGCGGTATGCGGTTATCTGCAAGCCATGCAGGTGTACTTGCTCAAGACCGTGGTCGAGCAATTGGTGGACGACAGCAAGATCGACGCTGTCGCCCGCAAGTTGCTGGAAGAACAATACGCGCCGAGCCTAGTGGTTGGTCATTCGGCCAGCGGGGGTGCGCCGGTGGTGTTCGAGCCGCACCCGACCTACGAAAATCTTTTCGGTCGCATTGAATACAGCACCGATCAAGGCGCGCTGTACACCACCTATCGGCAGCTGCGGCCGGGTGCCTTGCACCGGGCCAACGGTGGTTTCCTGATCCTTGAAGCGGACAAAATGCTCAGCGAGCCGTTCGTGTGGGACGCGCTGAAACGCGCCCTGCAATCGCGCAAGCTGAAAATGGAATCGCCGCTGGGTGAACTGGGCCGTCTGGCCACCGTGACCCTGACACCGCAACACATTCCGTTGCAGGTCAAGGTCGTCATCATCGGTGCCCGTCAGCTGTATTACACGCTGCAAGACCTCGATCCGGACTTCCAGGAAATGTTCCGCGTCCTGGTGGATTTCGACGAAGACATCCCGATGGTCGACGAGAGCCTGGAGCAGTTTGCCCAGTTGCTCAAAACCCGTACTTCCGAAGAAGGCATGGCTCCGCTGACCGCCGATGCGGTGGCACGCCTGGCGACCTACAGCGCGCGTCTGGCCGAGCACCAGGGGCGCTTGTCGGCGCGTATCGGGGACTTGTTCCAACTGGTCAGCGAGGCGGATTTCATTCGTCACCTGGCAGGCGATGAAATGACCGACGCGGGGCACATCGAGCGTGCGCTCAAGGCCAAGGCCACGCGGACCGGGCGGGTTTCGGCGCGGATTCTCGATGACATGCTGGCCGGGATCATCCTGATCGACACCGCGGGCGCGGCGGTCGGCAAGTGCAACGGCTTGACGGTGCTGGAAGTCGGTGACTCGGCCTTTGGTATTCCGGCGCGGATTTCCGCCACGGTATACCCGGGCGGCAGCGGCATTGTCGACATCGAGCGCGAGGTCAACCTCGGCCAGCCTATCCACTCCAAAGGCGTGATGATCCTTACCGGTTATCTGGGCAGTCGTTACGCCCAGGAGTTTCCGCTGGCGATTTCCGCGAGCATCGCCCTGGAGCAATCCTATGGTTATGTCGATGGCGACAGTGCTTCCCTGGGCGAGGCCTGCACCCTGATCTCGGCCTTGTCGAAAACCCCGCTCAAGCAGTGCTTTGCCATCACCGGTTCGATCAACCAGTTCGGCGAAGTGCAGGCGGTCGGCGGAGTCAACGAAAAGATCGAGGGCTTCTTCCGTCTGTGCGAAGCCCGCGGGTTGACCGGCGAGCAGGGGGCAATCATTCCTCACGCCAACGTCGCCACGCTGATGCTCGACGAGAAGGTGCTGGCGGCGGTGCGTGCGGGGCAGTTCCATGTCTACGCGGTCCGTCAGGCCGACGAAGCCTTGAGTTTGCTGGTCGGCGAGCCGGCCGGCGAGCCGGACGAGAATGGCGCGTTCCCTGAAGGCAGCGTGAATGCGCGGGTCGTGGAGCGCCTGCGGGTTATCGCGGAAATGATCAGTGAAGATGATCTGAAGGAAGCCGAGAAGGAGTTGGCGCAAGAGGCGTTGGCGGAAACCAAGCCGGCTTGA
- a CDS encoding DUF3015 domain-containing protein, with protein sequence MKRILLGTLFTAVSINAMAQAPGGPDCGWGNMLFEGQRGTPAHFLASTTNGTSGNATFGMTSGTNGCATNSSLTYGGKSWFAMNGMMNELSEDMAKGQGEALTTYAVVLGVAPEDRAHFAAVTHEHFQQIFSKADVTAEDVHTNTLAVLKADPRLAKYATQA encoded by the coding sequence ATGAAACGGATTCTTCTCGGTACTCTCTTCACTGCTGTATCCATCAACGCCATGGCTCAGGCGCCAGGCGGCCCGGATTGCGGCTGGGGCAACATGCTGTTCGAAGGCCAGCGTGGTACTCCGGCTCACTTCCTGGCATCCACCACCAACGGCACCTCCGGCAACGCAACCTTCGGCATGACCTCCGGCACCAACGGTTGCGCGACCAATTCGTCGCTGACCTATGGCGGCAAATCCTGGTTTGCCATGAATGGCATGATGAACGAGCTGTCCGAAGACATGGCCAAGGGTCAGGGCGAAGCGCTGACCACCTATGCCGTGGTACTGGGCGTGGCGCCGGAAGACCGTGCGCACTTCGCCGCCGTCACTCACGAGCACTTCCAGCAGATCTTCAGCAAGGCTGACGTGACTGCCGAAGACGTGCATACCAACACCCTGGCCGTGCTCAAAGCCGACCCTCGTCTGGCCAAGTACGCAACTCAAGCTTAA
- a CDS encoding DUF4105 domain-containing protein, which yields MLKRLAWLALCACAPLSAAPQIDPQRLQQLANDPFWISLGHYETAKPGGWRSYVSDRKFFLAADGNEHPDHELAATVQALYAPASAGETHAQCVYPARTRWLKEQLGLAGLPTPDCAGFKQWFKDVSPDSAVMIFPAAYLNSPSSMFGHTLLRIDQAEVKSDKTSLLSYAINFGAYIEGSDNSIIYAWKGLMGGYPGLFAMVPYQEKLSEYRSLENRDLWEYRLNLTQQETARMVEHVWELKQIKFDYFFFDENCSYRLLELLQVARPGLRLTEQFPLTAIPTDTVKAVKEAGLVESIQYRPSRERELLSRAEPLNPEEQQWVLKVSADQKQLQDPAFKAQPRDRQALIIDAAYRLERYRANGQERDPARAQRSFELLRAINQNPAPELDIPQPGLPEDGHESRTWQLGLGTRGDKAFGEYGLRMAYHDLNDNNESFPLGAQIEILQLKLRQYEGNEWQVQQLDLATIRSLTPRNKLLQPLSWQVTGGLERVPGKHDDQTLVSHVNGGGGGTWQLGDDTLGFALGTVRIEHNNDFAAFIVPAAGFNSGVLWKNPLGNLSLEAKGDFFTNGEVRRSLSLNQQWEISRNLGLRLSAQREFSHLATAENEVMLELKWYHY from the coding sequence ATGCTCAAACGCCTTGCCTGGCTGGCGCTGTGTGCCTGCGCCCCGCTGTCCGCCGCGCCTCAGATCGACCCACAACGTTTGCAGCAACTGGCCAACGACCCTTTCTGGATATCCCTGGGCCATTACGAAACCGCCAAGCCAGGTGGCTGGCGCAGCTATGTCAGCGACCGGAAATTTTTCCTCGCCGCTGACGGCAATGAACATCCGGACCATGAACTGGCGGCGACTGTACAAGCCTTGTACGCCCCGGCCAGTGCCGGTGAAACACACGCTCAATGCGTCTACCCTGCCCGCACCCGCTGGCTGAAAGAACAACTCGGCCTGGCCGGCCTGCCGACGCCGGACTGCGCCGGGTTCAAGCAATGGTTCAAGGACGTCTCGCCCGACAGCGCGGTGATGATCTTCCCGGCGGCTTACCTGAACAGTCCGTCCTCGATGTTCGGCCATACCCTGCTGCGCATCGACCAGGCCGAAGTGAAGAGCGACAAGACTTCGCTGCTCAGTTACGCGATCAACTTCGGCGCCTACATCGAGGGCTCGGACAACAGCATCATCTATGCCTGGAAAGGCCTGATGGGCGGCTATCCCGGTCTGTTCGCGATGGTGCCCTACCAGGAAAAACTCTCGGAATACCGCAGCCTGGAAAACCGCGACCTGTGGGAGTACCGCCTGAACCTGACCCAACAGGAAACCGCGCGCATGGTCGAGCACGTCTGGGAGCTGAAGCAGATCAAGTTCGACTATTTCTTCTTCGACGAGAACTGCTCGTACCGCTTGCTGGAACTGCTGCAAGTGGCCCGCCCGGGCTTGCGCCTGACCGAGCAATTCCCGCTCACCGCCATCCCGACCGACACCGTCAAAGCCGTGAAAGAGGCCGGGCTGGTGGAATCGATCCAGTATCGCCCGTCCCGGGAGCGCGAACTGCTCAGTCGCGCCGAGCCGTTGAACCCTGAAGAACAGCAATGGGTGCTGAAAGTCAGCGCCGATCAGAAACAATTGCAAGACCCGGCCTTCAAGGCTCAACCCCGCGACCGCCAGGCGCTGATCATCGATGCGGCCTATCGCCTGGAGCGTTACCGCGCCAACGGTCAGGAGCGCGACCCGGCGCGCGCCCAGCGCAGCTTCGAACTGCTGCGGGCAATCAACCAGAACCCAGCGCCGGAGCTGGATATCCCGCAACCGGGCCTGCCTGAGGACGGTCACGAGTCCCGCACCTGGCAGCTCGGCCTCGGCACCCGTGGAGATAAAGCCTTTGGCGAGTACGGCTTGCGCATGGCTTATCACGACCTCAATGACAACAACGAAAGCTTTCCCCTTGGCGCGCAGATCGAAATCCTGCAATTGAAACTGCGCCAGTACGAAGGCAACGAATGGCAAGTGCAGCAACTGGACCTGGCAACCATTCGTTCCCTTACCCCGCGCAACAAGTTGCTGCAACCGCTGTCATGGCAAGTCACCGGTGGTCTGGAGCGGGTGCCGGGCAAGCATGATGACCAAACCCTGGTCAGCCACGTCAACGGCGGGGGCGGTGGCACCTGGCAACTGGGCGACGACACGCTCGGCTTTGCCCTGGGCACCGTGCGTATCGAGCACAACAACGACTTCGCCGCATTTATTGTCCCGGCCGCCGGCTTCAACAGTGGTGTGCTGTGGAAAAACCCGCTGGGCAATTTGAGCCTGGAAGCCAAGGGCGATTTCTTCACCAATGGTGAAGTGCGTCGTAGCCTGAGCCTGAATCAGCAGTGGGAAATATCCCGCAATCTCGGCCTGCGCTTGAGCGCCCAGCGCGAGTTCAGCCATTTGGCGACGGCCGAGAACGAAGTGATGCTGGAGCTGAAGTGGTATCACTACTGA
- a CDS encoding GreA/GreB family elongation factor, whose product MSRAFVNEDNAASQADQPVERQVSAQPNYVTPQGLDLLQGKVAELQTLHAEQSAKGEQADKQRLADLERDLRYFKQRLGSAQVVLAATSTEKVQIGSWVTYADEHATERRVQLVGEDQADAAHGLINWSSPLGRALLGARLNDEVLWQRPVGDQLIEVIRIEPA is encoded by the coding sequence ATGAGCCGTGCCTTCGTCAATGAAGATAACGCCGCCTCGCAAGCCGATCAGCCTGTAGAACGGCAGGTCAGTGCGCAGCCCAATTACGTCACGCCGCAAGGCCTGGACCTGTTGCAGGGAAAAGTCGCCGAACTGCAAACCCTGCATGCCGAGCAATCGGCAAAAGGCGAGCAGGCGGACAAACAGCGCCTGGCCGATCTCGAACGTGATTTGCGTTACTTCAAGCAGCGCCTGGGCAGCGCTCAGGTCGTACTCGCTGCGACCTCGACCGAGAAAGTGCAAATCGGCAGTTGGGTGACTTACGCCGACGAACATGCCACCGAACGCCGGGTACAACTGGTGGGCGAAGATCAGGCCGATGCTGCTCACGGCCTGATCAACTGGAGTTCGCCGCTGGGTCGGGCACTGCTCGGTGCACGACTCAACGACGAAGTGCTGTGGCAGCGCCCCGTCGGGGATCAATTGATAGAAGTGATCCGCATCGAACCGGCTTAA
- the gdhA gene encoding NADP-specific glutamate dehydrogenase, translating into MIESVESFLARLKKRDPDQPEFHQAVEEVLRTLWPFLEANPHYLTSGILERICEPERAVVFRVSWVDDQGQVQVNRGFRIQMNSAIGPYKGGLRFHPSVNMGVLKFLAFEQTFKNSLTSLPMGGGKGGSDFDPKGKSDAEVMRFCQAFMSELYRHIGADVDVPAGDIGVGAREIGFLFGQYKRLSNQFTSVMTGKGPSYGGSLIRPEATGFGCVYFAEEMLKRRGLAVEGKRVAISGSGNVAQYAARKVMDLGGKVISLSDSEGTLYCESGLTEEQWLAVLELKNVQRGRIRELAGRFGLEFRAGELPWSLSCDIALPCATQNELDAQAARTLLRNGCICVAEGANMPTTLEAVDLFIEADILFAPGKASNAGGVAVSGLEMSQNAIRLAWTGGEVDSKLHAIMQSIHHACVHYGEENGRVNYVKGANIAGFVKVADAMLAQGVV; encoded by the coding sequence ATGATCGAATCCGTCGAATCCTTCCTTGCGCGCCTGAAAAAACGCGACCCGGACCAACCCGAATTTCACCAGGCTGTCGAAGAAGTCCTACGTACCCTGTGGCCGTTTCTTGAAGCCAATCCGCATTACCTGACCTCCGGCATCCTGGAGCGCATCTGCGAGCCGGAGCGGGCGGTGGTGTTTCGCGTATCGTGGGTCGACGATCAGGGCCAGGTCCAGGTCAATCGCGGATTCCGCATCCAGATGAACAGCGCGATCGGCCCGTACAAGGGGGGGCTGCGTTTCCACCCGTCGGTGAACATGGGCGTGCTGAAATTCCTCGCCTTCGAACAGACCTTCAAAAACTCCCTGACTTCATTGCCCATGGGCGGCGGTAAGGGTGGTTCGGACTTTGACCCCAAAGGCAAAAGCGACGCGGAGGTCATGCGCTTCTGCCAGGCCTTCATGAGCGAGTTGTACCGCCACATCGGTGCCGACGTTGACGTGCCGGCCGGGGACATCGGTGTCGGCGCGCGGGAGATCGGTTTCCTGTTCGGCCAGTACAAGCGCCTGAGCAACCAGTTCACCAGCGTGATGACCGGCAAAGGCCCAAGCTACGGCGGCAGCCTGATTCGCCCTGAAGCCACCGGTTTCGGTTGCGTGTACTTCGCCGAAGAAATGCTCAAGCGCCGCGGTTTGGCAGTCGAGGGCAAGCGAGTGGCAATCTCCGGTTCCGGCAACGTTGCGCAATACGCGGCGCGCAAGGTCATGGACCTGGGCGGCAAGGTGATTTCGCTGTCCGACTCCGAGGGTACGTTGTATTGCGAAAGCGGTTTGACCGAGGAGCAATGGCTGGCGGTTCTGGAGCTGAAAAACGTACAGCGCGGGCGCATCCGTGAACTGGCCGGCCGTTTTGGCCTGGAGTTCCGCGCCGGTGAGCTGCCATGGAGCCTGAGCTGCGACATCGCGCTGCCGTGCGCAACGCAAAACGAACTGGATGCCCAAGCTGCTCGCACCTTGCTGCGCAACGGCTGCATCTGCGTGGCCGAAGGCGCGAACATGCCGACCACCCTTGAGGCAGTGGATCTGTTCATCGAGGCGGACATTCTGTTCGCGCCGGGCAAGGCATCCAACGCCGGTGGTGTGGCGGTGAGCGGGCTGGAGATGTCGCAGAACGCCATTCGCCTGGCGTGGACCGGTGGCGAAGTGGACAGCAAGCTGCACGCGATCATGCAGTCGATTCACCACGCTTGTGTGCATTACGGCGAAGAGAATGGCCGGGTCAACTACGTCAAGGGCGCGAACATCGCCGGCTTCGTCAAGGTTGCCGATGCCATGCTGGCCCAAGGCGTCGTTTAA
- the ettA gene encoding energy-dependent translational throttle protein EttA, translated as MAQYVFTMHRLGKVVPPKREILKNISLSFFPGAKIGVLGLNGSGKSTLLKIMAGVDTEFDGEARPMPELNIGYLPQEPILDPTKTVREVVEEAVSVIKNAQARLDEVYAAYAEEDADFDKLAAEQAKLEAILQASDGHNLDRQLEVAADALRLPAWDAKVEVLSGGEKRRVALCRLLLSAPDMLLLDEPTNHLDADSVAWLEHFLHDFPGTVVAITHDRYFLDNVAGWILELDRGAGIPYEGNYSGWLEAKSDRLAAESKQQSAHEKAMKEELEWVRKGAKARQSKSKARLQRFEEMQSQEFQKRSETNEIYIPAGPRLGDKVIEFKNVTKGYGDRVLIDNLSFAMPKGAIVGVIGGNGAGKSTLFRMLMGKETPDSGSIEVGETVQLACVDQSREDLDGSKTVFQQISDGSDQIRIGNYEIPSRTYVGRFNFKGGDQQKFVKDLSGGERGRLHLALTLKEGGNVLLLDEPSNDLDVETLRSLEEALLDFPGAAIVISHDRWFLDRVATHILAYEDDSQAVFFEGNYTEYEADRRKRLGEAAAQPHRVRHKKLA; from the coding sequence ATGGCTCAATACGTATTCACCATGCATCGGCTGGGCAAAGTTGTTCCGCCGAAGCGGGAAATCCTGAAAAACATTTCTCTGTCCTTCTTCCCTGGCGCCAAGATTGGCGTACTCGGCCTCAACGGTTCGGGTAAGTCCACGCTGCTGAAAATCATGGCTGGCGTTGACACCGAATTCGACGGCGAAGCCCGCCCGATGCCGGAGCTGAACATCGGTTATCTGCCGCAAGAGCCGATCCTGGACCCGACCAAAACCGTGCGTGAAGTGGTCGAGGAAGCGGTCAGCGTGATCAAGAACGCCCAGGCGCGCCTGGACGAGGTCTACGCGGCTTACGCTGAAGAAGACGCCGACTTCGACAAACTGGCTGCCGAACAGGCCAAGCTCGAAGCGATCCTGCAAGCCAGCGACGGTCACAACCTCGATCGTCAGCTGGAAGTCGCCGCCGACGCGCTGCGCCTGCCAGCCTGGGACGCCAAGGTCGAAGTCCTCTCGGGTGGTGAGAAGCGTCGTGTGGCCCTGTGCCGCCTGCTGCTGTCCGCACCGGACATGCTGCTGCTCGACGAACCGACCAACCACCTGGACGCCGACTCCGTTGCGTGGCTCGAGCACTTCCTGCACGACTTCCCGGGTACCGTGGTCGCGATCACGCACGACCGTTACTTCCTGGACAACGTTGCCGGCTGGATCCTGGAGCTCGACCGCGGCGCGGGCATTCCTTACGAGGGCAACTATTCGGGTTGGCTGGAAGCCAAGTCCGATCGTCTGGCTGCCGAATCCAAGCAGCAGTCGGCTCACGAAAAAGCCATGAAGGAAGAACTGGAGTGGGTGCGCAAAGGCGCCAAGGCCCGCCAGTCGAAATCCAAGGCTCGTCTGCAACGCTTCGAAGAAATGCAGTCGCAGGAATTCCAGAAACGCAGCGAAACCAACGAGATCTACATCCCGGCCGGTCCACGCTTGGGCGACAAGGTCATCGAGTTCAAGAACGTCACCAAGGGCTATGGCGACCGCGTGCTGATCGACAATCTGTCGTTCGCCATGCCTAAAGGCGCCATCGTCGGCGTGATCGGCGGTAACGGTGCCGGTAAGTCGACCCTGTTCCGCATGCTGATGGGCAAGGAAACGCCGGATTCGGGCAGCATCGAAGTCGGTGAAACCGTGCAGCTTGCTTGCGTCGACCAGAGCCGTGAAGACCTGGACGGCAGCAAGACCGTGTTCCAGCAGATCTCCGACGGTTCCGACCAGATCCGCATCGGTAACTACGAGATCCCGTCGCGTACTTACGTCGGTCGCTTCAACTTCAAGGGTGGCGATCAGCAGAAGTTCGTCAAGGACCTGTCTGGTGGTGAGCGCGGTCGCTTGCACCTGGCCCTGACCCTGAAGGAGGGCGGCAACGTCCTGCTGCTCGACGAACCGTCCAACGACCTCGACGTTGAAACCCTGCGTTCCCTGGAAGAAGCCCTGTTGGACTTCCCGGGCGCCGCCATTGTGATCTCCCACGACCGGTGGTTCCTTGACCGCGTCGCGACTCACATCCTGGCGTACGAAGACGACTCGCAAGCGGTGTTCTTCGAAGGTAACTACACCGAGTACGAAGCCGACCGTAGAAAGCGCCTCGGCGAAGCGGCTGCCCAGCCGCATCGTGTACGCCACAAGAAACTGGCCTGA